One Mesorhizobium sp. L-2-11 genomic region harbors:
- a CDS encoding molybdopterin molybdotransferase MoeA, whose amino-acid sequence MAQLSDDCFAFGGPMRSLDDTAALIASRLTVVDGTESVQLAIADGRVLARDLVAPLPLPPFTNSAVDGYALRGDDLPGTVEKALPVSVRIQAGVAPDRPAAPGQAIRIFTGAPLPEGADTVYMQEDVRVDASGRVVLPPGLKRGANVRPAGEDVAAGKVVLQAGQRMRPQDVALAAALGMTQVDVRRKIRVAIFSTGNEIVAPGEVRGPAQLFDSNRFMLMAMLARLGCETTDLGILTDDSSLIADVLSEAAPGQDLILASGGVSTGEADCVKAAVESVGTLVFWRVAIKPGRPVAMGVISGTAFIGLPGNPVASFVTFAHIARAAIFALAGARQQPPISRPVRAGFSYRKKPGRREYVRVSLHGTQDGTYEAVKFPREGAGMLSSLVQTDGLVELGEDIAEVEPGQTVQFLAYSDLN is encoded by the coding sequence ATGGCGCAACTTTCAGACGACTGCTTCGCTTTCGGCGGCCCGATGCGATCGCTCGATGATACTGCCGCGCTGATTGCTTCACGGCTGACCGTTGTCGACGGGACGGAATCCGTCCAGCTAGCGATTGCCGATGGACGCGTCCTGGCGAGAGATCTAGTGGCGCCGCTGCCCCTGCCGCCGTTCACCAACTCAGCCGTCGACGGCTATGCGCTGCGCGGCGACGACCTGCCCGGAACCGTAGAAAAGGCCTTGCCCGTGAGCGTCAGGATCCAGGCTGGGGTGGCGCCGGATCGGCCCGCCGCGCCCGGACAAGCCATACGCATCTTCACCGGCGCGCCGCTGCCGGAAGGGGCAGACACGGTTTACATGCAGGAAGATGTCCGCGTCGACGCTAGCGGCAGGGTCGTCCTTCCGCCCGGCCTGAAAAGAGGAGCCAACGTGCGGCCGGCGGGCGAGGACGTCGCAGCAGGCAAGGTGGTCCTGCAGGCCGGCCAGCGCATGCGCCCGCAGGATGTTGCGCTCGCCGCGGCTCTCGGCATGACGCAGGTCGATGTGCGGCGCAAGATTCGCGTCGCGATCTTCTCGACCGGCAACGAGATCGTCGCGCCGGGAGAGGTCCGGGGACCGGCCCAGCTTTTCGATTCGAACCGCTTCATGCTGATGGCCATGCTCGCAAGATTGGGCTGCGAGACCACCGATTTGGGCATTCTGACTGACGACAGCAGCCTGATCGCGGATGTGCTGAGCGAGGCTGCGCCAGGACAGGACCTGATCCTGGCGTCCGGCGGTGTCTCGACCGGGGAGGCCGACTGCGTCAAGGCCGCCGTCGAGAGTGTGGGCACCCTGGTCTTCTGGCGGGTGGCGATAAAACCCGGCCGGCCAGTCGCCATGGGGGTGATCAGCGGAACAGCCTTCATCGGGCTGCCCGGCAATCCGGTGGCGAGCTTCGTCACATTCGCCCATATTGCGCGCGCCGCGATCTTTGCACTGGCCGGCGCACGGCAGCAGCCGCCAATTTCGCGGCCTGTGCGGGCCGGCTTCTCCTACCGCAAAAAGCCGGGGCGACGCGAATATGTGCGGGTCAGCCTGCATGGGACGCAGGACGGCACATATGAAGCCGTCAAATTCCCGCGCGAGGGCGCTGGCATGCTGTCTTCCTTGGTTCAAACCGACGGCCTTGTCGAACTCGGCGAGGATATAGCCGAGGTCGAGCCGGGCCAGACCGTTCAGTTCCTTGCCTATTCGGACCTGAATTGA
- the mobA gene encoding molybdenum cofactor guanylyltransferase MobA, with translation MGNEKMPTLGVVLAGGLARRMGGGDKSMRRIDGLTILDRVLERLGPQCDGLLLNANGDPARFDRFRLPVIADPVENYLGPLAGVLAGLDWAEQNRPDVEWIVSVAADCPFLPRDLVERLHRARMAKAADLAVAMSAGRTHPVVGLWQVAMRDALRHALVEEGVRKIDLWTARYQVATASWPDKPVDPFFNVNTVEDFAEAERLVGHLADP, from the coding sequence ATGGGGAATGAAAAGATGCCGACCCTGGGCGTCGTTCTCGCCGGGGGGCTCGCAAGGCGCATGGGCGGCGGCGACAAATCGATGCGTCGGATCGACGGACTCACCATCCTCGATCGTGTCCTCGAGCGCCTCGGCCCGCAATGCGACGGGCTCTTGCTGAACGCCAATGGCGACCCTGCCCGATTCGACCGTTTTCGCCTTCCAGTCATCGCCGACCCGGTCGAGAACTATCTGGGGCCGCTGGCTGGCGTGCTTGCGGGCCTAGACTGGGCTGAGCAGAACAGGCCCGATGTCGAATGGATCGTCAGCGTCGCAGCGGACTGTCCTTTCTTGCCGCGCGACCTCGTCGAACGGCTGCATCGGGCGCGCATGGCAAAAGCTGCGGATCTGGCGGTGGCGATGTCAGCGGGGCGGACGCATCCTGTCGTCGGGTTGTGGCAGGTGGCGATGCGCGATGCGTTGCGCCATGCGCTCGTCGAAGAGGGCGTTCGCAAGATCGACCTGTGGACGGCTCGCTACCAGGTTGCCACTGCGTCCTGGCCGGACAAGCCGGTGGACCCTTTCTTCAATGTCAACACGGTCGAAGATTTTGCCGAGGCCGAACGGCTGGTTGGGCACCTTGCCGACCCTTAA
- a CDS encoding sulfurtransferase TusA family protein, giving the protein MTTRQLDLTGLKCPLPALKTRKALTGISPGERLEVRCTDPLAAIDIPNLINEMGDRLEAMQRQGDHIIFLIEKAQAAPV; this is encoded by the coding sequence ATGACGACGAGACAGCTCGATCTGACGGGATTGAAATGTCCCTTGCCGGCGCTGAAAACCCGCAAGGCGCTCACCGGCATAAGCCCAGGCGAGCGCCTTGAGGTCCGTTGCACCGATCCGCTGGCAGCCATAGACATTCCCAATCTGATCAACGAAATGGGCGACCGCCTGGAGGCGATGCAACGGCAGGGAGACCACATCATTTTCTTGATCGAGAAGGCGCAAGCTGCCCCGGTATAG
- a CDS encoding formate dehydrogenase accessory sulfurtransferase FdhD, giving the protein MQQMKTRPDLAIIMPNPDDIRLTEQVSGIDHTGAAVQVRVPVERPLTLYLNAQEIVTMMTIGDYPEFLALGYLLNQNMLKSDDVVTEVEYDDDLQVVIVRTERNTNYEQKLKKRTQTSGCAQGTAFGDLLEALGNTALPAAVLHTSWLYQMTRTINTTPSLYLEAGAIHGCVLCREGTPICYMEDVGRHNAVDKIAGWMYRHGIDAADKILYTTGRLTSEMTIKTVRMGIPILVSRSGFTAWGVDLARQAGLTLVGRARGKRFAVLSGADRIVFDQDLASVDEEAPRHRRKGAADGE; this is encoded by the coding sequence ATGCAGCAAATGAAAACCCGACCAGACCTCGCCATCATCATGCCGAACCCCGACGACATCCGTTTGACCGAGCAGGTCAGCGGCATCGATCATACCGGCGCTGCTGTTCAAGTCCGCGTCCCGGTTGAACGCCCGCTGACGCTCTATCTGAATGCGCAGGAGATCGTCACGATGATGACGATCGGCGACTACCCCGAATTTCTGGCGCTGGGCTACCTGCTCAATCAGAACATGCTCAAATCCGACGACGTCGTAACCGAAGTCGAATATGACGACGACCTGCAGGTCGTGATCGTTCGTACCGAGCGCAACACCAATTACGAGCAGAAGCTCAAGAAACGGACGCAGACTTCAGGCTGCGCGCAGGGGACGGCTTTCGGCGATCTTCTCGAAGCGCTGGGGAATACCGCTCTGCCGGCAGCCGTACTGCACACCTCCTGGCTTTACCAGATGACCCGCACGATCAACACGACGCCGTCGCTCTATCTTGAAGCGGGCGCAATTCATGGCTGCGTGCTTTGCAGGGAAGGCACGCCGATCTGCTATATGGAAGATGTCGGGCGCCACAATGCCGTCGACAAGATCGCCGGCTGGATGTATCGCCACGGCATCGATGCCGCGGACAAGATCCTTTATACGACTGGCAGGCTGACGTCGGAAATGACGATCAAGACGGTTCGAATGGGCATTCCGATCCTCGTCTCGCGTTCGGGCTTCACTGCCTGGGGGGTGGATTTGGCGCGTCAGGCCGGCCTGACGCTGGTCGGTCGGGCACGCGGCAAGCGGTTCGCCGTGCTATCGGGCGCGGATCGCATCGTCTTCGACCAGGACCTCGCTTCCGTCGACGAGGAAGCACCGCGTCACAGGCGCAAGGGAGCCGCCGATGGGGAATGA